The stretch of DNA ATTGAAGTGGGAAATCTTTttcagtttgtcattttttttcaggctatCGTTACACGctgtaaaaaatgatttgattttgagtcgtgttatttttttttcgggATTTCGCCAAGACGTCTGCGGACGGCGGGTCCATCCAAAGACACGCAGAGtgccttttgtccttttttttttgctgtacatttttttattgccaaGTGTCTATCCATTTCTCATCTATGATGACGATTGTACATGTTTGACTTTATTCcgtgagcttttttttgtttcggtAGGACCATTTTTGATAAGAAAACATTCTCGGCGAACTAATAATGTATTcccaaaaagatgaaaatgttcaaaccaaaataaataacttgCCAACATAgtctgccgtcaatggcatttatcctttattttgaaaatatttgaccTTTGTTTTACACTTTAAGGGAAAACAggtcattaaaaacatttatttttccctcCTATTAAAACTATATATTTGACATATAAAGCAATATTCCTCTCCCGAATGTAGACAccgccctctttttttttaatttttttttttacggagtGTCCCTGAAGGCAACGCTCAGGCAAAGACTTCTCCTTGGACGCTCATGTTGCTCTTGCGCTTGAGTTTGGCCTGCATCAGCATGTGCGCCACCACGCCGGCGCGCACGTCCATCTGCACGATCTCCTGTTTCAGCTTGGATAAACTCTGCTTGATCTTCACCACCGCCGCTGGACGCAAAAAAAGGCCGTGAGCTACGCCGCCAGGCGGCTTTTCGACGATGCCTCGCTCACCTCCGTCCGACATGCTGCTGCCTCGCTCTTCCATCTCTTGCTTCACCTTGGCAAATTCCTCACTtagctggaaagaaaaaaagtttcctCAGACGTTGACGTGGTCCAGAATTGAAAATAATGGATGACTTGTAAGTTTCCTCCAGACTTTCTTTAGACCTTCACTGACCTCCGCCAGGAGTTGTGTTCTCTGGGCCACGCCCCCGCTGGCCTCCTGGTAGCGCTCCCTGACCTGGACGAGAGAGGAAGACATGGAGCGAGGTGAGGTGACCCCGGGGGGTCACGACGACCGCATATACCTCGGCGAGTTGGGCCTGGGCGTCGCGATGCTGCGCCGTGACGGCCTCCAGCTGCTTGTTCATGTACTTCTCTCGACTGGACACCTTCTCCAAGGTCCTGCTGATGTCTTCCTCCAACTTGTCCAGGTAGCCCTGtgttaattgttaaaaaaaaaatcaagcacaAACCTTGAACTTTCAATTTGAAATGTTAGCATTCAATACAGTTTGAAAGACACTAAACGCACCTTGGCTTCGTGGAGCGACGATTCAATGCCGCCTTGGTGCTGGTGCATCTGGTCCACGTGGACCCTCCAgtccttggaaaaaaaaccagGAAGAATTTTAAGGATTTCTTAGCTTGCCATCactataaaaatggaaatgtacaACAAAGGAGATGACCTTGTTGTCCGTCCTGACGGTGACTTTGAGGAGAGGCAAGACCCGTTCCACCTCCAAGTTCCACTGCGCCGTGTCCACCGTGGAGCGCAGGATCTCTTCGGGTTTGGACGTCGTGGCCGCTTCCTGCGGGAAGACCCGGTCGAGTCGGCTTCAAACTCTATTGATGGCGGCTGCTCACTTTCAGGTGGCTCTGCAGAGTGAGGGCCTCCAGGTCCACCAGGTTCTCCTCGTCTTCATCGTCGACATTGTCCTCCTCCTGAAGAagtgaaaatgtcaaaactgATGAGAGaagaagatgcaaaaaaaatccataccaTCACGTTGTCCTGATGGTCCAGCTCCAATTCCGCCGGCTCCTCCATCACCGATTCTTCTTCTGCGCTTTCACTTGGGTATTTTGGTCTGAAGTTGAGATTCGCATTTCAATTCATCTTCACTTTAGCATTTGAGATGAAGCCAATGTGATATTTTGGCCATCTCGTGCACCTTTTGAAGGAAAATCCCCGTCTCTTGAGGGCGTGTTCGGCCAAGGCGTTCAAGACGAAGCACACCTGCTCGCCGGAACCCGACTTGAGCTTGGACGGTGGAAAGTCCACCTTCACCCCCTGCGAAGACCACCAGAGTTGGACGGCAGGCTTCCGAAAGGGGCACCCAAATCCAAGGAGACTTTTTTGTTTACCAGCGCCCGGAGCTCGGCCAGGATGTTGGAGACGGTGGCGGCGGGCTCGTCATCCTCCCGGGGCTTCCCGAAGCTGCCGCCCGCCTCCTCGATGAGCCAGGCGGCCGTGATGGCGAACAGGTAAAACTGCTCCCCGGGATTGGACGCCAGGTAAGGACTGGACACGAAGTAATGTCTGCCAAACAATACGGGCGTTCAATTGATTGAGACTCACTAAATTAATATGAACATCTGCagaatgtattcatattttcctGTGACTTTGTAGTACCTGGAGAGAGGCTTCATGTTGTGTTTTTCCAGCAGTTCGTGGTCGCAATTTAAGATCTTTAGCTTCTCCATGAGCGCCTCCATGAGCACGAATCCGTGGTGAGAAGCTCCCGGGCCGCGGTCGTCCTCTTCCCCGCCTCGGCGACCATTGTTCGCCATTCCGGCTCCCTGATAaattcctcttctcttcctttaCTCCCACGCACAGAAGGATGGGAAGGTAGCATGCGGCTAAGCTAACTGGTCTTGTTTGGTAGCCGTTGTCAAGCAACGAGTGGAGATCGCTAAAGGTACCCCGGCGGACTCttgatatatttatttgataaatGACAACTCTTAACGCCAattatttaacaattttaatggTGATGAGTGTCACACTGATGCGATCATGCATAATATTGGCTGCCGATGatggaaaatataaaataatttagcAGGAACCGAAAAGGCAGGGGTTGTTACGTCATCGATAAGCGCCACCAACACCTCCCTGTCgccttttcattttaataccTAAAACGCAAGATTGATACATATATTACGCTATGCTTATTGGGACATCCGTTTTCATATTCCATAATATGGTACCAATGGATAGTCAGGCGATTTAGCAAAGTTTAAGGAGTTTTGGGGCATACATGGTTTGTCCAAGTGGATTTGCCGTactaataacacattttttagattATTCTATTTTAGCAAACACGTTGTGTTTGTTCAATAATTCTCTAAATCTAGTGAAACGTCAACAGTGTACACATTGTGcttgtcttgttttttattgGACCACAAAAAGGGACAAATGTATTGTCGTGCTAGTTTAGCATGCTAGCTGCCAAGAAAGACAACATTGCTTGGAAGGCGGGGCCTAATGGATGGACAGAAAATGATCATTCCGGCGCACATTTTCCACAACAGGAGTGCTGCTAGCATGGATTTAGCATATATTTGAAAACACTGCTCGTGCATTTCAGGTATGACTTCGTCGAAGCGGGCTGGAAAAGCCATTGAAAACTAAAAGTATTTTCCTCAGTTGCGTTGACGTCGTTTGTCGACATTTCCTCCGAGGGGGGCCCTGCCGCTAGCTTGTCAGGGGTCCTTAAGGTGGACGGACGACCAATTTACAATAACAGCGCTTTCATGTCTTCGTTTTTATGCCGCACACTTCACTTTATTCCCCTAGAAACACCGTGTATTCGTCTATGGCTAAAGCTAATGACAGAATTCCGTGTCGCAATAACGCAGTTAAAATATACGACGAGCCATACGTCGTTTCTTGTAGTATTCTGACGTTCCAGGCAGGAATATGATTTAATTCACTTGCATTTTCTGATGTACAATGTGCACACactacattgtttattttaaacgGAAAAGAAATCTTGCTCTTTCAATGTACACTTGAGGAACTTTTAAATAATGAGCCTTAGAGACGTTCCTATCATTATTTCCACGTAGAATGTGGAAAAGTTAAAAGACATTAAATTCACAAATGggatggctgccattgagttTTTCTGCTTTGACTGGGAAACTGAATTGGATGTTTTGGTCACTAACgtcaaaatgtttgtttcattCCAGAATTGAGTCTGCTCGGAAGCAATTCTCCATTGGCTAAAGAAGACGTTGAAAGCAGCGGCATGGAAAAAGCGGAATCCGGCACCCCGCCGGTGCGCTCCCTGACCATGGCGCACCACAGCCGCGACCTCCTCAACTTCCTGAACGAAGACCGCACCCGCCAGAGGTTCTGCGACGTGTCCGTGTCGGTGGGCGGCAACCTCTACGGCGCCCACAAGGCCGTCTTGGCCCACGGGAGCAGTTACTTCCACGCCGAGCTGTCCAAGAACCCGGCCGTCACCCGCGTCACGCTGGAGCACGTGGACGACTCGGTTTTCCGACACCTGCTCGCCTTGCTCTACACGTCCGAGTGCGCCTTGGCCGAGTCGGAGCTGCGGGCCGTGGCCGACGCCGCCCGCTTCCTGGACATGATGGACGTGGTGAAGCTCCTGTGCGAGGAAGGGCCCAGCGACGCCGTCAGCGGTGACGAGGGCGACTCCCGGACGACGCCTGATCGCGGCCCCTGGGAAAGCCTCCCCAAGGAGGAGATTCAAAGTCCCGGCGAAGGCGAAAAGGCGGTGGGCGCGCGGCGGTCCGCTCGGAGTAAGAAACCTCCGAGCAAGTATCGGAAAGACCAAAGCCAGGAAAAGCCAGAGCCCCGGTCGCCCATTGAGGGCGCCGAAGAACGAGTGGAGGAAGACGACGTGGGAAGCAAACTAGTCGTGGATGAAGCGTGTTCTTTGGAGGACGGAAAAGCGGcggaggcggtggcggcggcggcagcaagCGGAACCGTCTACCCCGAAGGTTTGGCCCCGGTGGAGATCCGCGTCGCCGGGAGGAAGATCCTCCAGTGCCCCAAATGTGACAAGACATTCGATCGAGCAGGTGGGTTCGCCTCATACAAGCCACTTTTTCCAGCGCTCctctttttatttgcattttttttcgaaAGTCAGTGTAGCTTTGGTTCCCTCTGCGGGGAGAAATGCGCATTGCAGGGACAGCTCGATTAGTGTGAACTTGTGAAAAATATCTGGGAAAGTTACCTATCGTTCTGGCCCTATTtatgatgtttatttatttccaattttgcccaaattaaataaaaactgcaTATTTTGATAGCTTTGTCGCATTCAGTCCCCAAAAATCCAGTCAATGGATATACTGCCTACTAGATGGTAGCTAGCATTAGTTTTTGCAAATGGGATTTATTGCCTACAATTGGGTACATTGCATTAGTTTTTGCAAATGGCTAGCTGGACTCGCATCTGTAATCTGCTGGTACACGTGCCCCCCCCTGCAGGGAAGTACGAGAGTCACACTCGGGTGCACACCAAAGAGAAACCCTTCCAGTGCGACGTGTGTCTCCAGCGCTACTCCACCAAGTCCAACTTGACGGTTCACAA from Stigmatopora nigra isolate UIUO_SnigA chromosome 9, RoL_Snig_1.1, whole genome shotgun sequence encodes:
- the ift57 gene encoding intraflagellar transport protein 57 homolog; the encoded protein is MANNGRRGGEEDDRGPGASHHGFVLMEALMEKLKILNCDHELLEKHNMKPLSRHYFVSSPYLASNPGEQFYLFAITAAWLIEEAGGSFGKPREDDEPAATVSNILAELRALGVKVDFPPSKLKSGSGEQVCFVLNALAEHALKRRGFSFKRPKYPSESAEEESVMEEPAELELDHQDNVMEEDNVDDEDEENLVDLEALTLQSHLKEAATTSKPEEILRSTVDTAQWNLEVERVLPLLKVTVRTDNKDWRVHVDQMHQHQGGIESSLHEAKGYLDKLEEDISRTLEKVSSREKYMNKQLEAVTAQHRDAQAQLAEVRERYQEASGGVAQRTQLLAELSEEFAKVKQEMEERGSSMSDGAAVVKIKQSLSKLKQEIVQMDVRAGVVAHMLMQAKLKRKSNMSVQGEVFA